The Petrotoga mobilis SJ95 genomic sequence GGCGATTGTGGAAGATTACAAAAATAACATTAAGCTCACAAAAAAAGAGGATTTTGAACTTGCAAAATGTATTTTTGAATTAAATTCTTAGTCTAAAAATGTTTCAAAAACCTGGATCCCAACATCTATTACCTCATCGGGAGGCAAAAATTCAGGGTTATGAAGACCATGGTGTTCACCTTTAGAACTTCCTAACCAACACATTAGTGAAGGGTATTTTTTTGATATGAAGCCAAAGTCTTCACCCGTCATTTTTAGTCCACAATCAATAAATGTAAATGTTTTAGAAAGTTTAGGAATAAACTTGTCATATAGTAACGAATCGTTAGTAACTTCGGGATAAAAAGAACCTTTGCCCAACAAGTAATCAACCCCTGTCATGATCTTTATCCCTGACAGTACGTTTCTCATATCTTCGAAGTATTTTAGGTTATTTTCAGAATTCACGCCTCTTATACTTCCTTCGACATGGGAATTTCCTGGTAGTATGTTAATCGCACTACCAGCATTTACTTTACCAACGCCGATTACAAAAGGTTCCATGGGATTTTTTGGAAGTTTATCAAGCACATCTAAAAATATGCGAAGAGCATTCAACGCATTTTTGGATTGATGGGGAAAGGCAAGATGTGAAGAAACCCCTTCAAAATCCACAAAGAACTCAAGGGCTGAAGCAAAAAGCGTACCACGCGTTGAGGCTATGGTCCCCACAGGGAACTCATCGTTGACATGTAGTGCAAAAGCCGCTTTTATATTGTACTTATCCAATATTCCACTTTCGATAACCCTTTGGGCTCCACCCTTTGATTCTTCTGCAGGTTGAAATAAAAAAACTATATTTTTATTTACTTTATTTTTTATCACGTTGAGAAAAAAACCATACAAAATAGCGGTATGAACGTCATGACCACATGCGTGCATGTATTCATTTTTTGATTTGAAATCAACTTTGGTCTTTTCTTTTATATTTAAAGCATCGATATCTGCCCTAAAAAGAAGGTACTCCTCACCGCTGCCACCATTATACTCAACAATAAGTCCAGTTTTTAAAGGTTTATATACGTTAATGTCAACGTTGTAAAAGGTGGCGGCTTCTTTTATGGTTTTTTCCAATAATTCGGTAGTTTGATACTCTTCAAGAGATAATTCCGGATTCTCATGTATTTTATGTCTCAATTCGTAGGGTGGAATGATCATTTTAAAACCTTCTCTAATTTTACCAGCATCTTTTCGATGTCGTTATATTCAATATTTAAAGGAGGCAATAGACGAATCACACTGTTATGAAGTACATTCAACAAAAGACCCTCTTGTAGACCTTTTCCTCTCATTTGAGGGTCCTCTTCATTTAACTCTATGCCAATCATCAAACCTTTGCCTCGAACTTCTTTTACTTTTTCGAAATTTTTCTCTTTTAAATATTGCATTATGTAATTTCCTTTTTCTTCAACGTCTTTCAGAAGAGAAGGGATAT encodes the following:
- a CDS encoding amidohydrolase codes for the protein MIIPPYELRHKIHENPELSLEEYQTTELLEKTIKEAATFYNVDINVYKPLKTGLIVEYNGGSGEEYLLFRADIDALNIKEKTKVDFKSKNEYMHACGHDVHTAILYGFFLNVIKNKVNKNIVFLFQPAEESKGGAQRVIESGILDKYNIKAAFALHVNDEFPVGTIASTRGTLFASALEFFVDFEGVSSHLAFPHQSKNALNALRIFLDVLDKLPKNPMEPFVIGVGKVNAGSAINILPGNSHVEGSIRGVNSENNLKYFEDMRNVLSGIKIMTGVDYLLGKGSFYPEVTNDSLLYDKFIPKLSKTFTFIDCGLKMTGEDFGFISKKYPSLMCWLGSSKGEHHGLHNPEFLPPDEVIDVGIQVFETFLD